catcgagagagcatcaattactggaaaacggcgcatacaaattcTCATGTGAGCACccacaccttcgagggccgcatttctgtatgaTCGCCGGTGCCGGGTTTTCTCGTGCACGACGCCGCCACTGATATCTGTGAGTTATGAAAGTTTCGCTTAATACTCGCTGCACATCTCGTTGTTACGTAAATGAAAGAACCTAGTGTCGGGCTACTCACCTCGCACTGCTGTGACGAGGGCGAGAAGCAGAGAAGCTGCGGGCACTCTTCTCATAGTTGCCGTCTGAGTGGTGTCTAAAAATAAGGAAAGACATCCAAACAAAAAAAGACCGGATAAGCTAAATGAATATGAGTAACCTCCTGTATTATGCAAGTCTGCCAGAGATGAGGGAAGGCGTCATCGCAAATCACGACCCCGCCATATAGGCCGCTCAATAGTGGCCAGGTGCCTTTGCAAACCACTTGAGACCACCTTTGCGAACAAGTTTACAAAGTCGGCGGTTGATTGCAAGGACACGTGGTGGCATATTCGAGAAGGCGAGGATGCAAAGCAGTGTTTGAAAAGTGTAGGTGTTTCAAAAACTTCACCATTGTCCTTCAACGGGAACACTACACGTGCTTTTGTCCTTGAATATTTTATTTTACGAATAATCGGACGTAACCATGAGTTATTAATGGCCTACCTTTGAAGACCTATGAAAGAACAGAGTAATACGAAGGACGTTAGGATAAGTAGTGTAGCAGATAATCAACATCAGCAAGCGGTGACGTGAAATGAGTCGGGCACATTTACTGCACGCAACTTACCAACTTAGCGGCACATCCGATGGCATCACGAAAGCGACTCCATCTCACACTCCGAAGGAACGTGGCGACATTCCTTGAGGACTTATTTTAGTGCACGTAACTTACCAACTTATACACACATATAGCTTCATCCGCCGGCGTCACGGCAGCAGCTCCGGGTCGCACTCCGAAAGAAACGGCGAAAGTTCTTAGGGCCGAAGCTCACTGGTGCAGAGGGCAAAATCAAATACCCACAGCGATTGAACCTCCGTCTCATCcgtcgctgcggagcaagggcgGCGCACAGATGTTGCGATTGTTGTGGTCGCGTACAACGGCTGAGGAGGTGGGCCATGGCCAGCAACAAAAGCGGAGCGCcaaaaacgaaacaaaagaaGACACGCTGATCGTGCAGTTGACGCGCGTCACGCAGTCGTTGACACGAGCCAAGTGGCGGCGCTCTCGCCGCAGCGAAGGCTGCGCGTGCATACGGACGCAAGCACCCGAACAATGGCCGCACTGGTGTGGACCCAGCGCTGCAGTCGTTCGGCAGGTGCTGCGAGTATGCATAACACGCAGTATCGGTGCTTCGAGAAGCAGCGTCTGAGCGAGGCGTCTGTATCACGTGCAACAAACAAGTACGAGCCTCGGCTGTGCTCTCCTTAAGCACAAGTGACGGCTTTCAATTAAACATGAATattataataatacctggggttttacgtcccaaaaccacgctatgattacgagggacgccgtaatggagggctccggaaagtttcaCCATCTGATGTTCATTAGCGTACGCGGGCCTCTAGAATTTAGCCTCcgtcgaaatacgaccgccgcggccgggatggaaaCCGcggcctttgggtcagcagccgagcaccgtaaccgctacaccaccgcgacggaAGTCAATGAAAACGGAAAGATGCTCACAGCGGAATGCTTATAATCACATTTATTACAGGACAACTTGTGTCAAACCTCCCTCTTCACAAAGAAGAAATCGTATCTCAGTATTCTTTCATAATTTATTGGGAGGCCTTTAGAGTAGAATGTTTGTTTTTTCTATACTTATTttcttttgtcttcttttttcacCAGACAGTTTCTCTTGTTGGGAAAACACAAGGTCACACGTGGTTCATCCTCGCTTAAACTCTTCCTCATAGATGGGCACCCAGAACAGGCTTTACTGACTAACAATGTGTGGGTACACATAGTATTAGTAACCCACGTAAACTTCAAAACACTAACTGGTGCATTAACTGGCGCAACCGAGCCTGTGGTGACATCATCACCAACGCCGACAACACCCCAACTAAATGGTGCAGTGCCGCGTCGCGCTGTAGAACATTACCACAAGCAACCGTGCCGAAAGCGCAGACTACAAAGAGTGGCAGTTCCTTTAGGCAAGGCTAAAGAGAGCACAGACGCAAGGGTATGCTCTCAAGAGACTCTCATTAAATTACTTTAACCTTCTGAGTCGCTTGCATTGTCCCCTTCCACCCGCGTCCAAATGTCTAAATCTTTGTGCACGTCACGCGATGTCGCAATGCCTCCTAGATCGGCCCACCTATGGCAAGGCGAGGGGGTCACGTGATGACTTCTCAAATGGTCGCAGTTTAAAGGGGTCACAATGACGTGATAGCATGACTTAACTGACCAAGTCATGCGACATTTTGCTCTTAGCATCCGTTCACGTGTGTTTGAGGCCACGTTACATTTTGCACAGTTCTTATTGACGATCACGATGCCGGATCTTTTCGTGCTCTTCGTGTTGACGCCAAAGACAACGAATTTTTCGACTCGTGTGACCTATCAAAATATCGCCTTCCTAAACGAAGCTGTCACCTAACTCATGCGTTAAACTAGACGCAAACCGACCCAAAGGCCAGTCACAACAAAAATTATTGCCAAGCAGGTCTTCTCGTTTAAATATGTCTCCTTATCTCTCAAGAATACAGCAAACGTGTAGAGCATGCAGTTGGCATTGACCTTTCCAGCTGCGGCATGCTTTGATCATTCGTCGCCGAAACGATGGATACAATAAGAGACGTGTTGCAGGTGTTCGTCATGCACAAACAACTGTCTAGCGGCCCTGTGAATGTATGCACTTATTTATTATTGTATAGCCACGGTTCTTTCGGTCACGCAGTCCATCCGAATAGATGTGTGATTGCGTGTAGTGAAAAAACGAGCCGTCCGTTCTTATATGCCGGAGATGCAATCGGTACGACGCCGACAGAACCTGCCCAGACACTATGATCCGAACCCAACGGGCACCTACGTCCTGCTGTGTGCATAGCAGAAGCGTAACCAAGTTCGCTCAGAAAGCTCACGTGCAGATTCTGCTCGGAATCTGTATAGGTATTGTCACGATAAATGTCACACTCAGAAGGCACAATGTTCCGGTAATGCGCCACATTCTCGCCAATCTTATGACTAGAAACTATGCTAACGTCACCGCCACCGCTTCGACATCGACGAAAGGCCGCACACGTTACACCACTACGACATCTGGTGTCAGTGAGACTACTAGGATAACTACGACTTCTTGCTACTTATTACCGAAGGATACGGACGTCTGCAGTCCACCGGGTGGAGACAATGACACACTAGCTCTGGTAGCAGTTGTCTCGGCGAGTGACCACTATGAGCATCGCTCGGCCGTGCGAGCCACCTGGGGTGGGGCCTTGACCACCATGCCAGGCTTCAAAGTTGTCTTCATGCTTGGCCGTCCTCGCAGCGACACCATCCAGGATCGAATCATTCAAGAGGACGCCATGCACGGCGACATTGTTCAGGGGAACTTCGTTGACAGTTACAAGAATCTTACTCTAAAGTCCCTGATGATGCTACGCTGGGCTAAGAGCTTTTGTCCGCACGCCAGCTACCTGCTTAAAATCGACGACGACGTGCTGCTAAATGTATGGGATTTCGCCGTCACCCTCTACCGTCTGCCGGCCAACAAACGGCGCCGAACTATATGGGGAATGGTGTGCACTCACTCGAGACCTGCGCGTAGAAGGAAGGGACGTTACGGCAAGTGGTACGTCCCCAGGTGGATGTACCAGAAGGCGACCTACCCGGACTACGTCAACGGACCAGCTTACCTCATATCGGGCGACTCTGTGTCGCTCTTGCTTCACAGCGCGAGCGCCGTGCCGTACTTCTTCATCGAAGATGTCTACTTGACGGGCCTGGTGGCAGAGAAGGCCGGCGTTCGGCGCGAGAACGACAGCGGTTACGCGCCCAGCCGCAAGCATGACATCCGGCCATGCCAAAAGCCCCGAGTCGTCGCGAGTCACGGTTGGAGTCCGCGTAACCTGCGGCTGGCCTGGAGAAAAATGGTTGGCAGGATCGACAGGAAACGATGCAGGTCTATGGGATTACAGCCTTGGCAGGAGGATGTAGTTGAATGAATGTTAATCGCTGTCAGCTTGCATATAGCGCTCAGGCAGGGATAGAAAAGGACAATTAAAGAACGCAAGGAGAGGAAAGGCAGATAGATGAACCAGACGAGCTGTCGGCTTGCTACAGTACACTGGAGTAAGAGAATGGGAATTAGAacgagagaaagagcgagaaggaGAGAGCTGCATGCTTGCAGGAGGACTAATATTGGTTACTGAGGCCGATGCTTCTCTGGCATACGAGACGTCAGCGCACTGGCATTCTTCAGAGAACTCCCTGCAGACACATAAACTTTGTAATGATTTCGAAAATTGTCcagtgacacccccccccccgggtcAAACAATACGAGTGATGTGCGGCGCTTTAAACGATTAATCAGAGCGCAAATAGTGTCGAATACATACCTATAGTAGCCAATACACTGAAGTTCGCTACGTTCTCGATTGTGAGCTGTGGCGTCTTGGTGTATCGGTGtcattgatgcagcgctaaagacgaagacgaaaggaatacagacagcgctcgtcctgtgcagtCTGACTTTGTGtttctttcgtcttcgtctttagcgctgcatcaatcatgcatgcattccaactagcccagctttccatTCTGTTGGTGTATCGGTTCGTCTCAATTTTCCTGTTTTTCTGTGGAGCTCACGCAGTTTGTAGTGAGTGTTCTTTCATTCCTTCACATTCAGTTACCGTTTCGCTTGTGTGCTCTGGGAATATAACCAAGGTGATGTTTATTTGTGAGATATTACCGGAACGTCAGCGTTATGCGCAAGTGACATGATGGAAGTAATCACCACTCATCTGACACTGAACGTTTATCGAGCGCTCCCATGGAGATTAGTTATATACATTGGAGATCGGTTATATACATACACGTACCCTCCTTTAAACAACGAATAATAGGGGACTAGTAGAAATAAATTTATGTTTCTTTGAATCGTTGTATGGTTTCCGCAACCACAATCGGTCCAATATTTGTTACAAAACTTAACAAGGCGAGCCAACACAAATTTCAATTATAACTTCTCTACTACCGCTTCCTGAATGTATGGCTCTTACTTGATTAATATTAAATATCAAAACACTTCTGCATTTACCCAGCACCACCCATAAAATTACTTTTATTAATGGTACTTTATATAATGGCGCGGGATCTACTGGATGTACTTGTTTCGAATTGATTTCGTTGTGTACGTTCATTTCGTTTAGAGATTTGTTTTACCTGAATAGCGGAAGCACATGTTCCTGGTTGGGTAGGCATGGAAGTTTTCACGCGCTTATTAacgggggcggtgtcgccgtctgggagcggtgaagggAAGTTCTGCATCATGAAAGTAACGGGCGCAGCGTCTTCAATAGTTTCAGCGCCATGGGGACCCTAATTTTTTTCATGCCTACTAAACAGCAGCTGGCGTTATTACCTTAATATTTATCAGGATAAACGGGCTCTCCAGCCACGTTTTGTCTGTtgcttcttaatttaaaaaactgaccctacgtttccagacccgctcgctctctttttcagGGGGTCACCCCctgaaaaagagagcgagcgggcctcgaaacgtagggtcagttttttctTAAATTAAAGGACTAAAGATAAAACGTGGGTGGAGAGTCCTTTTATTCTGATTATTTCACCCAACCAGACAGATTACTGTGAAATATGTTAACCTTAATATTTATGTATCTCACCAATTTTTTGGTGCCTTCACATGTTGGAATTAATGTCTGTAGCTTCTTGCGAAGAGGAGTGCAATACGCCTTCATATCCGTATACGTCGGCGTAGTTTCGAAGATATATTTAGCAAATATTTGTATAACCTTTGTGCTATTACTGTTGCTGAAACTAAAGATGCCTACTATGAACGACACGCATGTTGGCTCCGCTGGAAGTGTCGATATCTGAAGTTGCAACAATGAGCTGATCAGAAAAgccaccagagagagagagataaactttatttacaataaaaaaattcttttggggggaaccctagtcgagggccccactggccttggccgcccgttcaacctggtcgatcagcgcttgctgatcggccaggtctgagctggacagtcgcgcctcccactgctccaacgtgtgtgttggtatcgtgcctgtgtgtgtcaggtgtggggggtgtttagagcagccccaggtaatgtggtagagtgtagggcttcctccgcaccaggggcaggaacttcgatagcacgtagggaacatggcgtgtaatctctttaagtggggataaaccctagtttgaatttttctccaatttattgcctcctctcctgttaggcgtttgtcgggaggggcgtatacttgtcgggtaaaacgctgatgggcaagcaggtcttttgcgattgtggggttgtaggtgtcagaaggcgcgggggttcgtaaatctgctgagggggccagagcctgtgctcggaaagttaatgcacgagccgcggcatccgccctctcatttccctccaaccctgcgtgagccgggcaccagaAGATTGACAGCGCTCTGCGTCCGAAAAAACACCAGTAACGAACGCCTGGCAGAGTTAGATGCGCAAAACAACATACAAGAACTAACCGAGGCACATCTGCAGGCACAATATCTCCGACTAGCCGGCACCCCTACCGGAAGACATATACTTTACAAATACAAAGCTCGCTTCCCCGCCAATCATGATTCCCTCAAGTCCCTACCCAAGGAAATTCGCGAAACATTCTGTATTCGACCGCTCCCCCGTAACATGCACCCCCGATCGAAAGCGTGAGCGCCGGAAAGCCGTAGCAGCAACTCTCCATAAAGCGCACTGCTGGAAACGGGATGCTATCTGGATAGATGCTGTATGCGATCAGCACGGAGCCACAGCGGTGGCCTACACACCGAACACCCCTCCAATAATAAAAGAATTACCCCACGGAACAAAACCAGAAGAAGCGGAAGAGATCGCCATTGCGCTAGCGCTCAGCAGTTCCAATGCTGCCTGCACCCTCAGGGATTCAAAAATTGCGTTGCTAAATTATGCTAGGGGTAGAGGTCACCCTACCACATTCCACATGCTGGCCCAGAACCCCACTTCCTCTCGTAACGTTGAGTTCGTCTGGGTGCCCGCGCATTCGGGAAATCCTGGCAATGAGGccgccgattctttagcccgagGGTCGAGAAACCGGGCACAGGTGGATCTCATGGAGGGTTTCTCGAAGGAGCGTGTTTGTACATTTGCTGAGCTCACTGCGAATGTTCGTGCAGAAAAGCaaatgtaccccccccccccgtccctcttcGCTTACTACCAGGGAACAGCACCTATGGCACCGTCTGCACCTCATCGTCTGCATTCATCGCACCTGGCAGAACACCGACTGGACGACGAGCAGGCGGTTCTGTGGATGACACTCAGAAAGTGGCTTTGAACTCTGTTTTCGAACGCATTTGAAGACAGCACCATTGTAAATTTTGAGTTAACGTTTTTAAGCAAAACTCTGTGCCTTTGAGCGGGAAACAGAGGGTACAGATGCAGCGGAGCATTTGCACTCAAATAAAAGAAAGCGAGCGATTATCGACTGCCTATTTAGAAGCCGGACCTACCCCGCTGCTTGCTTGAAAGCGCTAGCGATTTATTAATAGTCACTAAAGCGCGTGTCCTACGTAACCCATAACGGCGACATCTGTTACAGTTACACTCCGTCCATGGTTAGGAAAATGACTGAAGGGAAGTAATGCACCCTTAACTGTTTCTTTATGATCACACAAGTTGGCGTGCAGACATAGGACACAAGAGCAGAGATCAAAACAACACATTTATTTTTACCTCGGCTACCGTTTGCGCAACTGCGTTTGCCTAACGAAATTAGTGGTCAGCACTTGCATCCTTCAGCAGAAGAAAAGGAAACCCGGAAGCATTGCGTGGCCACGCCTTTAGATATAAGCGCCGCTATTCTTGCGATACCCTGACGCGTTCTAACCTAATTAGTCGCGCCAGAAAATTATGTGCGCTTTCAATAGTCAGACCGCTGGACTGCGTTGGAAATTCGTCACTGCTATTAATCTTAACAACGAAGGGCCGCTCCTCTCGGTGCTCTGGCTAGAGTAGAAAAACTTTTATGTacgttgtttttgtttcttttggaGAGGCGTTTACATAGGCTACTTCTACGTATTTAATGAGTGGATTGAACATTGTCAGCGGTTTTCAGGAATTTCAGGCACGCGTACATTGTATCACTTAATTTTTTACTGCTGATTCTCGGTGACTACTTTGTGATAACAAGAGGCATATCGTGAAAAGTGTCACATTTCGCCGCcgaaagttaaaaaaagaaacaatgaaacaTCAGAAAAATACAAATTTTCATTCCTGGGAGTATGAGTTCGCCGACGTAGCTTCACGCGCACCAGTTTTTTTATCCTATACCGTCGAGCTTATTACATTCGAGACAGTGAGTTCGTTTCCCGCAAAGCTCGTTGCCCTACTTATTTTATATTTTAATACTTTCAACACGTGGCATTCCACCGCCTTTAGAAAAACAAATTTCACGTCTTATTCTTCCGGGTAGTATTCAATTAACGAGACAGCTGCCGCTTATAAACTATGCAGATTTGCCTTGCGTCTGAACCAAATTTTTTTATTCGGAAGGAAATACCGCAAGgcatgtaagaaaaaaaaacatatttgggTTGCAGTTGTTTTCTGGAAACTACAGCACGCTGAACTATTTTTTTAGCTTCGACCGTTGAACAAACCACTGCATGGAAACAATTCTTTGGAGTCAGCATGCAACAGCCAACATAATTAATACTTGATTTAGGCTGAAAAGCAGTAAAATCACTTTATAGCGTGCTTGTAGAGCGACTCCAGCGCGCTTCCTTGCATATGTCgcatgcatatgtgttatatgtgAAGCAGCGACGAAATAGTTCCTGTTTATGATAAGTACAGAAATATTGGTTTTGATAAAGCACAggctggcttttttttctttgttacagtGGGGTATTTTCTTCAAAGAACATCTGGCAGAGTCAGCAATTTAATGGAGGCAATGTTGGCTCACAGTTTCACTCGTTAGACGGCTCGATAATTATGTTTTTTTGGTAATCTCCATGAAAcgagataataaaattttgtgcttgtgaaaaaaaaaagatgaatctCACTCTGCTATTGAATGACAAAGAATGTCCGCGCGCCTTAAAAAAATGTCTCATAGCGGCCTGCATCTGAGGAGATAACCAAGACTGCCAGTAATGTTGAAAAATACAGCATATATTTAGAGTTGGAAATGATGATGCGGGCTAGCAGGGAGAACGAGGAGTAAGACACTCATGGTTTATTAACTGGGCCACCAACATCCTGATTATATTACATATTAGCGAATATTAGTACGCTCTGATGATGGTAATGCAGGTGTTTATTCAGCCTATTTATGATTAAAACGTACGGAACATTGGGCTTTTGAAGCGGTCGTAGTCGTGAAATTAATACCActcaagcaaaagaaaaaagaacggtaATTTTTAAAGGCGGCCTCAACTTGGGGTATCGTTCACTGTTTCCGATGCCTTCATTTCTGTTGTATTAGAGGTTATATATATGCAGATACCTGCAACTACGATTGAGCCCAGCGCGACTAATATGAACGGCACATGTCctaaattgcagcaaaaaaatcTCGATACTGATTGGATTCAAGGTAAAGGGGGTGGGTGATCACGATTGCGGGAGTCATACCCACCGTTCCCTTTTCGAACAAAGTTATTGCATACGGCGTGCTGGGAAGAAGTTAACTCAGCTTTCCTTTGTGATCCGTTTGTAGCAGATTGAAAATAAGACCAAACTTTTACGTTTTTCTCATTTTTGCTTGGCACTGACATGAGTGAAGACTCCCACTTTGCAATATCGTTGATTTTTCCCACATTCGGAACTGCTATTCTACCATAGCGTCagctgtgtgtgcgtgcatgaAATGCAGGATAGCGCCAAGCGTGGGCATAAAGTTTCTTCTTAAGTGCCTTCGCGTGCGTATCGGGATTCCAGACGCCTCCCTGCTCATTGCCACATCCTTTATAGGCATATGTATGCGCTCCTACTTCGTTTCCTTTTCAAACACATTCGGCACGCTCGTTCTTCGGAAGAGTGGGAGAATGCAATCGCTGCAGACTTCTGCGGCTCCAGAAGATAAGGCTGTCTCTCCGTTTTGGGGCACCGCACCCCGTGGGAGAGGATTGCGGAGACAATCGACGGCGAGGCTTATACTGATGCGTTTCCTCACACGTTTTTCTCTTCATTCGCGTACCTAGaaacgccaccgcgttaaagacTCGCGTTGCCATGGAGACTGAAACCACTACGAAAGTGTCAAAATCAGGCGCGGAATCGGGCGCGGAAAACGGCGGCAGCAGAAAGGCCGCCATTACGACTGAGCAATAACAGGGCTTTGCGAGGCGCGTGCGCGTGGCTTCAAAGAAGATTTGCCAAAAACAGGAAATGAATGTGACGTTTAGGCATTCTACGTATTGTTTGTATTGTAAAGGAAAAGTTTCCACCATGAAATGAACACCAGCCCCCCAACGGAACTTTTTAGCGTGATATCTCAAAACAGCccaagttcttttctttttcagaacTTGATAGACGGTGGCATGGGGATCAGAAGTGTCGCTGTATAACCACCACATAATGAAAAAGAAGTATGCCTCAGCAGATCTCTATAtatatgaatgacttcatttgtaTTTCCGCATGTTCTATGCAAGATTTCAGCATCGCGAGAATGAAAACATTTTAAAGAAGCTCTCTATAAATTTTTGTTACACTTGTTGacacttttctttttagttgaCACTAAAAAGCAATGACATAATATGCGACGGTATTCGCTGCAGACACGTAGGAGAAACATAAAAGAGATGCGCTACCGAAAGCGACTTGTAAACGTCAAGAAGTGGTGACAATAGAATCTGCCCAATTGGCAAATAAGTTGTGCGGGAAACTGCGAATTGGAGACAGTTTCGTAAAAAAGATCAGGATCTATTTGTATGTCCTTTGTTGACGCTAGAGCGCAGGAGACTGCTTTCCCCTCAGAAAATATATCTGAGTACACCGTATGTCACCTCCGCATTTGCTTACCGCGCACATAGACACCAATTTTATGCGCGACTTCCTCTTTAGGCCTGCTCTTGGCAGTCAAGTCATCTTTATTCGCTTTATATACATATGCTTGGCACAGAATCCGATTTCATACTTCCCACTGTCAACAGTGATTGGGAAGAACGACATAAAGTGTCTTATCACTGCAAGCTAGGCTGAATGTCAGCGGCTACTGCTCAGTGAGTGCTTCCAGGCATTGAAAATGCAAGCGAAGTAGAGGCTAAGAGGAACCCGCGTTTTCTTTGTATATCTGTAGCTCAGGTCAGGAGCAATAGACTTTGTTGCTCGGGCATTGTGCAAGCATCAGCACTGAGTGCTTGCAAAATTTCTTTACAAAATCTTCTCTTTGGTGCTACTGGAAGAGTGTGCGGAGTGTCCAATTGACTCGGCATCTTTTAATGCCTTGCAGTTTAGTGGTTGCGTTTCCTGCCTTTTGCGTTCACGTCAGTATAAGGTTGCAAAATGAAGTGAGAGATTTGTCAACGCTGTCTTCATGGACAGTTGCCGCCTCAGAAGCCAGAGCTCACATGTCTTTGTGGAGTCGGATAATGTGGAAACAATGCCGAATATTTTGCAATGCGTAGCAGTGCGCTATACAACAATGCATTTTACATAGAAATTCCTATTGAGTCCTGGAAAGAAAGCTGAAGCTCCTACTGAGAAGAAGTTTTCGTAAGTTTGAAGCGGTCGTTTGCTTCACGCGCCTCGACATGCGCTCCCAGCGGTTTGTCTTACGAGTACAATGGGCTTTAGCAATAAGTCgcccaaagaaaagtaatcggGCAGTGACTTTGAGTGGGCAGTAACCTCGAGTGGACACAGTCATTGACCTCGCTATACTTGAGAGTATACCTTTGTGATGCTGCTCCTTCTTGGCTTAGGTGGAAGAGGCTGTAAGGATTTCGACACAAAGCTGATTGTGCCGCGCCGACTGTCAATGGGACACTCCAGGCTCTTTAGGAGGACAGAATACGCGCAATTCAGTGTTGCACAGACGTTGCCCCTCTGGGGAATTTGTAGGGAATTGGCGATATTAGATGAACAGACCTCGCCTTCTAATAAGAAATCTAGAACTGGGTGTT
This Rhipicephalus sanguineus isolate Rsan-2018 unplaced genomic scaffold, BIME_Rsan_1.4 Seq1130, whole genome shotgun sequence DNA region includes the following protein-coding sequences:
- the LOC119376234 gene encoding lactosylceramide 1,3-N-acetyl-beta-D-glucosaminyltransferase-like; translated protein: MRHILANLMTRNYANVTATASTSTKGRTRYTTTTSGVSETTRITTTSCYLLPKDTDVCSPPGGDNDTLALVAVVSASDHYEHRSAVRATWGGALTTMPGFKVVFMLGRPRSDTIQDRIIQEDAMHGDIVQGNFVDSYKNLTLKSLMMLRWAKSFCPHASYLLKIDDDVLLNVWDFAVTLYRLPANKRRRTIWGMVCTHSRPARRRKGRYGKWYVPRWMYQKATYPDYVNGPAYLISGDSVSLLLHSASAVPYFFIEDVYLTGLVAEKAGVRRENDSGYAPSRKHDIRPCQKPRVVASHGWSPRNLRLAWRKMVGRIDRKRCRSMGLQPWQEDVVE